DNA from Brassica napus cultivar Da-Ae chromosome C4, Da-Ae, whole genome shotgun sequence:
TTCTCTCCGCCTCCCTCTTCtgtgattcttcttcttcttccacttccATCGCATCTGCACACCCTTTACTATAATACCCCAGGAGATCCACCATCATCCCCTGAAACCACATTGCATTTCACGTTTCAGCAAACCATCTTTTTCACTCCTCAAACATTGATTTAAGGGGGTTTCATTTTACCTGTCGATGCTGCTTTCTTGACAAATCTCTCACCAGAGTCCTTACAACCTTATTCCGCATggatccttcttcttctttatcctTGTTGTCCCCGTTGCAGAACAATAGAGATGAAAACTGATGTAGAACTAGCGTAAAGGCTACTGATCCTCGCGCCGCAGCTCTATCCAGTGCTCCACAAGTCCATGACTTCAAGTAAGCCTCAAGGACTCCCTCGTTCTCCTGTCAATCAACAATCAATCTACGATGCCATTTGTTCAAACACTATATATATTGATGCAAGTTTACCTCAGCCGGTTCGAGGtatccttgtgcttctcccaAGCATTTGTCTAGACTCGgcaacagctcaagaacacggGCGTTGGAGAGTGCAGTCCATGCCGAAAGCCGAACAGAAGGTTCCACACATTGATGCAAGTAAATCGACATCTGTCGCCCATACAGCACGTCCCCATACGACACCGCAGCGTATTGCTCCACCAGCATCTCCAGAAATGTAGAGTAACTCTCGAATACGTCAGACTTGAACCTCAGGAGGAGCTCAGTTTCACGGCCGCTACTTTGCCTCTTTTCATCCAGAACTTGTCCATAGAGCTCCTGGAGATACCTGTACAAGTCCCTAGTGTTCTTGTCTTCGATGATATCCATTCCAGCAAGCAGCACGGTGGACAAAGCGTGGAACTTCCAAACCAACGGTACACTCGAAACAGGAGACGGAACCGTTCCCAACCCAGACGCTGACTCAAGTCCTGCAATAAAGAAAACTCCTGCTTTTGCAACTTCAAGCAACTCTGTTGGTTCTGGATCCTCTGCTGAGGTTTTACCAACGTGGACTGCTGAGATGGAGCTGAGGAACCACTGTGGAGGTAGGGGCAATCTCTGGTGAGCCCACTTTACGATAGGGGAGTCTGATTTTTGGTCCTCGGTTGGCATTTCACCTTCCTCATGTATAGTCTCCAGACCAACCGCAACTTTCTTGGAGTCATTCTCGGGTTCAGATTTTCTCTTTGGATGTAACCATCTACGCTTGAAGTGAGAAGTCAGAACATTGCTAATACGATCATAATCCCCTTCACTGCATTTCCACTCAGACGTTACGGCTCTCTTGTTTGAGTTGATACAGCAGGCCAAGTGCTCTAACGCATGCGGTCCAAGGACATAGTCCAAGGCCTTCTCCACAAGTAAATGATCCCTTGGACCTGCTATCAAGCACATAGCTAGAGCGGAGTTCATCTTATCCATCAAGAGAACAGATCCCTGCGAGTCCAGTTGAGAGATGTGAAGAAAGAGACTCAAAAGACCCGCGTCAGCTTGTGTCAACAGAACTCTCGTTGACCAAAACCCACCGCCGCTAGCTCCCCAACCAAGTCCCACCCCAGGAGCTAGTCCACCTCGTTTATGTATCTCAATGGATTGCATGATGGGCCATTCTGATGCAACGTAATCTCTAAAAGAGCTCCACACCGATGCTAGGTCACCGAGAGACTCTGTGAGTATTCCTTTAGCAAGCACGGAACCATCTCTAATGGACTCGCTTCCCTGAGGAGTTTCCATCTTGGATCTTGCTGATTCTATCAGAGTTTGGATGGACACAATGTTCCGCGTCAACCCATGAAGGCAACTTACAGAAGCTAAAGCTAGTTCCTCATCTTGAAGATTTTCTCTTAGCAAACACAAAAATTCCATAAACGAGGAACACTTGGAAGGGTCTTTTGCAACGGCAAAACTAAGAAGCTTGTGCTTGATGATGGTGAGACCAATCTTTGGAACAAACTCCGGCAGCCATGGGAGAGGCTCTTCCTCCCCGTGGGAAGATATTTTATCAAGAACTTTGGAAATTGTACGAATGACACCCGAATACAACCACAACAGGGAAGTAGTGGACACAGAGACACTTTCAATTCCTCTCTCCCACTCGAGTAACTCAGGGGCCAACATTATCCAGCTCAGTGCTGTATCAATCATAGGACTAACATATCTCCAGTCCCAAGCCCCAGATTCATTCCCTCGAATGTTTTGTGAGTACAAGCTAGGAAGTGTTCCAGCAAAAGCCTCAAGGACCAGGTAAGCCTCCTTTGACACAGAAGCAAACTCGCGGATTAGATTATTCTCCTTGAGCTTTTCAAATGATGGGCAGCTCAACCACAAGCATAGGGCTGGGAACAGCTCTGGGTACTGAGATATGCAGCATCCACTTTGGATACAGACCTTCAAAAACCGGAGTTGTTCAACCATCAAATCAGATGAAAGCTTGCACTTGTGCTTCCCTAACTTCACCCATGAATCAAGAGAGGAGGTGAACTGAAACAAATGCCAAGTGACTTCATTGAATGTCCCATTCTTCACAAACTCCATGCATGTCCTTTTGTCATACCGGGCCAAGACCTTAGTGAAATCAAAAGGAgggaaaaaacaaacaaaggtTACAATAGTTGTAAGGATTAATAGCTTAACGAGGAACGAACATAGCAAGTTTTGTCAAAGGAGGACCAGTATTACCTTTAAGAGGCGCACGGAATAGATCTGAGAAGGAAGAACGTCCATTCTCTTGTTCAACTTGAATCTTTTCACAATTGTTTGCACAAATTTCGGATACTTCAAGATTGCAGTTGTGCATTTTGGAGAATGTCTTGCTATCGCAATAGTAACAGAAATTAGGCATTCTTCGAGCGCTGCTATTGCTTCTGTCTGAAATCATGAATTATATAAGCCACCAGTTAAGCAACACAACGAggtaacaaatatatatagaaagtgATCTGACCTCGAGAAGGTGATAAATTCTTGGAAGGATATCCATTCTGACAAGACCAGCTGCAACATCTTGTCCGGCCACAAAAACATCTTTCTGGATAGTGTCTGTATCTTCAGTCCCGTCATCCATGATTTCTTCACGGAAAGGAACAATATTGGAGGGCTTGGCGCTGTACTTCCAGAAGCAACCAGGGAGGAGGCCAAGATCAATCTCCGGCTTACCCCTGAACACAGGAGCCGTGAACATGTCCTTTCCGCATGGTCCCATGTTCTGGAAACAGAATTTATTAGTTTGATCATATTGTCTAACTTCTTTGAACATAGAAAGAGTAAACTAATACCTCCATGAGATCAAAGAAGTTCTCATTAAGAGAACAGCTGAGTAGACACTGAATCACCTTTGCACATGCTAGAACAACAGAGGCATGGTTGTCATCAAGAGCCATccttcaaaaaagaaaagaaacatttCTTAATAAGAAAGGAACAATATGCGAGTTAACTTCACACATAAGTATGAAACTGTTACCTCAAGGCTAAGACAAGGCCAGGTTCTGGTCCGAGGGCATAAGCCCAGATGGCTTCCCAATCAGTGGATTGAACCTTTTGCTGGCCGATTCCGCTTTGACAAAGTTTGTACAAAGCTTTGTCGAGTAGAGACGCAAGCAGATTCAAAGCAAGGCATCTTTGCCCCGGAATCTGACATATCAAATCCATACAAAATAAATGGAAGCTAAAAATGAATATCGACCGTTCTTTATAATGgggaaggaaggaaggaaggaaggaatCATACCACACTTCGGGTAAGTGCAATAGCTTCTTTGATGGTGTAGCCTGCAGCTCCAGGGTCCCCCTCAGTTCTCAAGAAGTCACGTTCACCGGCAGACATATTTACACCTGTAAACTCTCAAAAAACgtgtaagaagaagaaagcttaaGATTATTTTGTCAATCTTGGATTGATCTACTCACCAGTTTCAGGTGGTGGGACAAGAACATTTTCTAAGACATTGCCGTCAAAACAAAATCTCAAGTCCCTAACAGCCTCAACCCTCTCGGTCCATGTATCCCAGAAGAAGCCTTGGGAAGCTGAAGCTACACTTGCTTCTTTTGGTATTGCTGTCACTTGAGAGGAGGGGGATGGAGTAACAGCCTG
Protein-coding regions in this window:
- the LOC111212431 gene encoding transcriptional elongation regulator MINIYO encodes the protein MTEKEQSSGRVNPMAPLSSLVGSIVEKGFPENKPLPPKPSRLPFPVARHRSHGPHVGSRPQPKVPIVQEEEEDDEEEGLMNAENYARLQTMSHEEIVEAQAELYEKMKPALVTFLKKRGQEKLKKPKHSVPEVSEEGPSDIHSPQGGQQAVTPSPSSQVTAIPKEASVASASQGFFWDTWTERVEAVRDLRFCFDGNVLENVLVPPPETGVNMSAGERDFLRTEGDPGAAGYTIKEAIALTRSVIPGQRCLALNLLASLLDKALYKLCQSGIGQQKVQSTDWEAIWAYALGPEPGLVLALRMALDDNHASVVLACAKVIQCLLSCSLNENFFDLMENMGPCGKDMFTAPVFRGKPEIDLGLLPGCFWKYSAKPSNIVPFREEIMDDGTEDTDTIQKDVFVAGQDVAAGLVRMDILPRIYHLLETEAIAALEECLISVTIAIARHSPKCTTAILKYPKFVQTIVKRFKLNKRMDVLPSQIYSVRLLKVLARYDKRTCMEFVKNGTFNEVTWHLFQFTSSLDSWVKLGKHKCKLSSDLMVEQLRFLKVCIQSGCCISQYPELFPALCLWLSCPSFEKLKENNLIREFASVSKEAYLVLEAFAGTLPSLYSQNIRGNESGAWDWRYVSPMIDTALSWIMLAPELLEWERGIESVSVSTTSLLWLYSGVIRTISKVLDKISSHGEEEPLPWLPEFVPKIGLTIIKHKLLSFAVAKDPSKCSSFMEFLCLLRENLQDEELALASVSCLHGLTRNIVSIQTLIESARSKMETPQGSESIRDGSVLAKGILTESLGDLASVWSSFRDYVASEWPIMQSIEIHKRGGLAPGVGLGWGASGGGFWSTRVLLTQADAGLLSLFLHISQLDSQGSVLLMDKMNSALAMCLIAGPRDHLLVEKALDYVLGPHALEHLACCINSNKRAVTSEWKCSEGDYDRISNVLTSHFKRRWLHPKRKSEPENDSKKVAVGLETIHEEGEMPTEDQKSDSPIVKWAHQRLPLPPQWFLSSISAVHVGKTSAEDPEPTELLEVAKAGVFFIAGLESASGLGTVPSPVSSVPLVWKFHALSTVLLAGMDIIEDKNTRDLYRYLQELYGQVLDEKRQSSGRETELLLRFKSDVFESYSTFLEMLVEQYAAVSYGDVLYGRQMSIYLHQCVEPSVRLSAWTALSNARVLELLPSLDKCLGEAQGYLEPAEENEGVLEAYLKSWTCGALDRAAARGSVAFTLVLHQFSSLLFCNGDNKDKEEEGSMRNKVVRTLVRDLSRKQHRQGMMVDLLGYYSKGCADAMEVEEEEESQKREAERRMEVLKEACQGNSSLLLELEKLKECVRVKSK